From the Methanofollis sp. genome, the window GACGCCTACACCGCCTTCAAAACAGTCGAAGGCTTCAGCGCCGTGGCGACCACCGACGAGATCGCGGAGAACGACTTCACCCTGGAGGTCTCGCGCTACGTCCTCCCCGTGGAGGAGAAGGTCGAGACAATCGACCTCGACGCCACCCTCGCAGACCTCGAAGAGGTCAGGAGAAAGAAGGCGGAGGCCCTCGACCGGTTCCTGGCGAGCGTCGCACGCCTGAAGGACACGCGGAGATAGGCGGGATCGGAGGCAGACCATGTGAGAGGCACATGTTAGAAGTACCGGAGGTGCCGCTTAGCGAGGCACCGAGAGACGAATCGACAGAAGACAGCATATAACGATAATTATGACCGCAAAATGTATTTCAACTACCGGAGGCGCCGCCTGGAGGGTGCCTTCAGCGGAAAAGATGAGAGAACAGAGTGCGCACCCGCACAAATGGACGTGGCCTGCATGACACCGGACGACGACGAAAGCCTCAGGTCGGCACATGAAAAGATGACCCTGATGAGCCGCACGGCCTTCCATGACATACTCAACCTGGTCTCTGCGGCCCAGGAATACGATGAGTTTATCGCCGGCGAGCTGCGGAAATACCCCGAGCTGTACAGGCACCATATGTGCATGATGAGAGCGGTGGGCGGCATACAGTGGAACGCCGAGACCGCCGGGTCCTACCTGGGCCATGGCGTGCCGCCCTCGACCTGGCTCCGCCTCCAGGACGTGGTCGGGGAAGCAGCGGCCGCAGTCCCCCATGACCATGTCGACCTCGTGGTCGACGTTGCCGACGCCGAGGTCTACGCCGACGAGTTGTTGAAGAAGGTGTTTTTCTGCCTGGTCGAGAACGCGCTGTCCCATGGCGGGAATACGATTACGACGATCACGGTCACGTTTTCCGAAGACGAGGCCGGGGGCAGGATCACCGTTGTGGACGACGGCTGCGGGGTCCCCGCACAGAACAAGTCCCGGATCTTTGGCCAGGGCTTCGGGAGCCACACGGGCATGGGCCTATTCTTCACCCGGAGGGCCCTGAGCATCCT encodes:
- a CDS encoding N-6 DNA methylase, translating into DAYTAFKTVEGFSAVATTDEIAENDFTLEVSRYVLPVEEKVETIDLDATLADLEEVRRKKAEALDRFLASVARLKDTRR
- a CDS encoding HAMP domain-containing sensor histidine kinase — its product is MYFNYRRRRLEGAFSGKDERTECAPAQMDVACMTPDDDESLRSAHEKMTLMSRTAFHDILNLVSAAQEYDEFIAGELRKYPELYRHHMCMMRAVGGIQWNAETAGSYLGHGVPPSTWLRLQDVVGEAAAAVPHDHVDLVVDVADAEVYADELLKKVFFCLVENALSHGGNTITTITVTFSEDEAGGRITVVDDGCGVPAQNKSRIFGQGFGSHTGMGLFFTRRALSILRFSIQENGTEGGGARFEIRVPPGLYHSSRNT